The genomic interval CCCACGCGCGGTAGTCGACGGCGCGCACCACGTCGGACCAGGCGAGCTCGGCGGCCTGCGACGCGTCCAGCTGCGCCCAGCGCTGCTCGCGCGCGGCCAGCGCGCGGCGCCGCACGCCCGAACGGGCGAGCGCGCCCCCGCCGACGAGGGCCCCGGCGACGCCGACGCCGCCCAGGCCCCATCCCCACCAGGGGACGACGGCGGCCGGACCTGCACCGTCGTCGCTCGCGGAGCTGCTCTCGCTCGATGAGGAGGCGTCCTCCGTGGTGGTCTCGGCCTCGGTGGTCTCCTCGTCGGCGCTCGTGGTGTCCTCTGCCGGGGAGGCCTCGCTGCTGGGGGTGTCCTCGGCGCTCTCGTCCGGGTCGGGCGCGTCCGAGGCGAAGGTCGGGCTCGAGACGCCGTTGTCGGCCGCGGCGGGCGTGGGCTCGAAGCGCACCCAGCCGTGGTCGGGACCGAACCAGGTCTCGGGCCAGGCGTGCGCGTGGTGGTTGGTGATCGTGCGCGCGTCCCCGTCGACTTCGCCCGCGGTGAAGCCGATGCTCACGCGCGTGGGGAACTTCAGGTCGTTCATGACCAGCGCGAACGTGGCGGCGAACTGCTCGCAGTAGCCCACGCGCTCGGCGAGGAAGGCGTCGATCGGGTTCTCGCCGGGCTTCGAGGTGACCGTGAGCGAGTACTCGAAGTTCTCGTGGAAGTAGGCGGCGAGCGCCCTGGCGACGTCGTAGGCGGCCTCGGAATCGGCCTGCTGCGAGATCTCGGTGGCGAGCGCGTGGATCGACGGGGTCGAGCTGACGTCCACATACCCGTTGTCGTAGGGGATCCGCATGTCCGCGTCGGAGACCCGGCGCAGCTCGTCGGGGCCGAACGTGGTCCCGTCCACGGCGACCGAGTAGCGCATGCCGGAGAGGTCCCGGGCTCCCCCGTCGACCACGAGCTCGCCGTTGCTGGCTCCCGTGCGCGCGAGCTCGGCGGAGTCCCCGGCGTCGGTCCAGCGGATCGGGAACGGCGTGGGCAGGCGGTCGCCGATCAGCTCGGTGATGTGCAGGTCGTAGACGGGGTCGCCGTCGGGCCGGGAGGAGGCGAGGCGTCGGTCGGAGAACGACTCGGAGGTGGTCCGGGAGGTCGATCCGCGCTGCTTGCCGGCCTGGAAGCTCTGGCCGTCGAACTGGGTGAGGGCCTGCAGACGCAGGTAGCCGGGCTGCGCCACGTCGGTCGTCATGCGCAGCATCTCGCGCTCGCGGCCCTGCATGAGGTTGCGGCGCACGGACACGGAGTCATCGATCATGGCCCCGCCGAGCGCGCCGGCGCGCCCCTGCCAGGCGTTGATGCGGTCGAGGTCGATCGGGAACACGGGGTCCTGGGCGCGCGGCAGCACGGCGGAGACCGCCGGGGTCGCGACGGCCACCGCGCCCGCGCCGAACAGGCCCAGCGCGGCGCGTCGGCCGATGCGGTCCCCGGCGGCGCCGGACCCCGCGGGGCCTGCCGCGCCGGACTGCGCACCGTGGCCGCGATCGGCCGTCTGTCCTGCGTCGGACCTCTTGCCCCCGTCGGCCGTCTGGCCCCCGTCGGCCCCCTTCCCGCGTGGCCTGCGCGGACCCGACCGATCCGGGAGGCCGCTCACGGCGAGGACGGCGAGCGCGGCGAGGATCGGGCCGACGATGCTCGCGAAGCCGCCGCCGTCGGGCCGCATGAGGGCGGGCACGAGCATGAACCCGAGCAGGATCAGCGCGGTGACCATGTGCCAGCCGCCCTCGACGCAGAGGATGTCCAGCGCGAGCACCACGAGCCCGATGAGGGCGAGCACCACGATGCGCGAGGAGGGCGCCAGGACCAGCGGCGCCTGCGCCTGGAAGAGGATGCTCACGCCCTGGCGGATCACGTCCACCTGACCGGTCACGAGCGCCGCCGGGCCGCCCACGGGCAGCGCGCCGGTGACCGCCTCGACCCCCACGCACAGCAGCACCAGGCCCACGACCTGCACGGGGAGCGCGCGCATCCGGCGCGGGGAGAACGCCCGCACGAGCGCCCCGAGGCCGCCGACGACGACCGCCGCACCGAGGGGCAGGGTGAACCAGTCGGCGCCGTCGAGCAGCTGCGAGAGGGGGATCGCGGCGAGCACCACCGTGACGGCGAGCACGAGGCTCATCCGCACGGGGCCCGACAGGAGCTTTGCACGCAGGGCCTCGAGGGGCGTGCGCGTGGGCGCCTGAGCCTCCGATCCGCGGTTGCCGGGGCCGGCCGTAGGGGCGGGCGCGGGGGCGCTCATGATCCGGCCTCGAGGACGTCGGTGAGGCGGGCGTCGGCCGGGGCGTCCAGGCGCAACCAGGTGCCGTCGTGGGCGCTGCGCACCCGCTCGTCGCCGGCCGCGGCGGGGCGCACGGCGATCGCGGTGCGCTGCGGGGCGCGGGCCGCGAAGCGGTCCAGCTCGAGGGCGCTGAAGGGGTCGCCGTGGTCGGGGCCGAGCGCGATCGCGAGGTCCACCCGGCCGGAGGCGTGGTCGAGGGCGACCGGCTTCTCCCTCTCCTGCTGGGCGTCGCCGAAGCCCACGCCCGCGAGGTCGATGAGGGCGGCGCGCACGCCGATCGCGCCGGCCTCCGCATCCAGCGGGGAGGCCCCGCCGGCGCGTCCGGCCATGCGGGTGATCTCGTCGCCGTCGGCGTCCACGACGCGGGTCTCCCAGCCGTGGGAGGCGAGGCTGACCAGCAGGGATGCGGCATGGTCGAGGATCCTGTCCTGCACCGGGTCGCGCCGCTCGGCGCCCACCTCGTCGCCCTCGGCGTCGCGCGGCAGGCGCGTGTCCAGGACGATCACCGCGCCCTCGCTGCGGGGCGGCTCCTCCTCGCGGGTCATCAGGCGTCCCGCGCGGGCGCTCGCCCGCCAGTGGATGCGGCGCATGTCGTCGCCCGGCGCGTAGGGCCGCGGGATCACGCCGAGCTCCCCGCTGCCGATCGCCGCGCCGGCGCTCTCGAGATCGCGTCGCCCGATGCCGATCCGGCTGGTGCCGGCATCGTCGACGGGCTCGACGACGGGCAGGCCGACGATGCGGCCGCCCAGCTCCACGCGCGCGCCGAGCTGCAGGAGGCCGAAGGGGTCGCGCAGGCGGATCAGGCAGGGGCCGAGCTCGTGGATGCCGCGCCCGCCGACCTGCACGTGGTGGGGCATGCGCGGGGCGAGCCGGAGGTCGCCGGGCCCGCCGAGGCCCGCGGGCAGCTGCGCGGTCACGGTCCCGGTGCCCAGCGGCACGCGGGCGGCGAACGCGGAGGGCAGCAGGCGCAGGTCCACGCGGGCGGGAGCGCCCGCGGTCACGGCCTCGTCGAGCACGCGCCGCGAGAGCCCGAGTCCGATGCGCAGCAGGAGCACCGCGGCCAGGGACAGCAGCAGCGCGAGCACGAGGGCGATGCCGATCAGGCGGCCGGCGGCCAGTCCGGTGATCTCCCCGCCGGCCCACAGGAGCACGGCGACCACCAGCAGGCAGGCGCCGCGGGCCGTCGGGCGGATCCGGGTGCGCCGGGCGCGGGCGCTCGCCGCGCCGACCCCGCCCGAGGTCCCGACCGCGGCCGTCGCTCCGGTCGCACCTGCCGCACCCGCCGCACCGACCGTCGCGGCCGCCATCATGCGCTCCCCATCAGGCCACCGGGACCTGCGCGAGCACGTCCTCGAGCACGTCGTCGGCCGTGGCGCCGCGGGACAGCGCGCCGGGGCTGAGGTGCAGGCGGTGGCGCCACACGGGGCTGATCACGGCGCGCAGGTCGCCGGGCTCGACGTAGCCGCGGGCGCCCATCGCGGCGTGGGCCTTCGCGGCGCGCAGCAGGTGCACGCCGGCGCGCGGCGAGGCGCCGAGCACGCTGCGCGGATGCTCCCGGGTCGCGGCCGCGAGGCGCACCGCGTACTCGACGAGCGCGGGCGCGGCGTGGACCCGACGGATCGCGCGCACGTACGCCGCGATCGTCGCGGGATCGGTGCGGGCGCGCACGGAGTCCACGAGCTCGCGGTCGCCGTCGGGCACGGGCCCGGCCTGGGCGGAGAGCATGCGCGCCTCGGCCGAGGCCACCGGATACCCCATGGTCATCTGGGCGAGGAAGCGGTCGCGCTGCGCCTCGGGCAGGCGATAGGTGCCCTCCATCTCCACGGGGTTCGCGGTCGCGACCACCATGAACGGCTCGGGCAGGGCGTAGGTCTGGCCGTCGACGCTGACCTGCCGCTCCTCCATCGCCTCGAGCAGCGCGGACTGGGTCTTCGGGGAGGCGCGGTTGATCTCGTCGGCCAGCAGGACCTGCGTGAACACGGCGCCCGGGCGGAACTCGAAGCGGCCCGCGGCCTGGTCGAAGATGCTCGCGCCGGTGACGTCGCCGGGCAGCAGGTCGGGCGTGAACTGGATGCGGTGGCGGTCGGCGCCGAGCGCCGCGGCCAGGGACTTCGCGAGCATGGTCTTGCCGGTGCCGGGGACGTCCTCGACGAGCACGTGGCCGCCGGCGAGCAGCACCATCACGGCGAGCGACGCGGCGTCGGCCTTGCCCTCGACGACCGTCGAGATCTCGTCGACGACGTCGCGCGCGGTGGCGGCGATCTCCTCGAGGGTCGCCGGGGAGAGCGGGGCGTCGGACGCGCCGGTCCCGTCGGGCCCGTCCGTTCCGGGGGTCCCGTCGGCCGCGCCGGTCGCTCGACGGCGACCCGTGGGGCCGGGGCCGTCGGGCGCGGAGCTGTCCGCGGTCCTGATCGGGCTCTGTGTCATCTGCTCTCCTCGTTCGCGGACGTCGGACGCTCCGCGCGACGTCGCGTCCCGACGGGAGTCGGGGCCCGCGGGGCGGGCACGAAGCGCACAGTCGACCACTGCGGTCCGTCCCACGCACCCATCCGTGCGCCGATGCACAGGCATGCATGGACCCGGACCACATGTTTGCCAGACCTTGGCCCGGTCCGACGCGCACGGATGCTGTCCTGTTCATAGATTCTACGGAGCGGCCCGCGGGCCGACCAGAGTTCCCGGCCGGTGCACACGCACCGCGCAGTCGCGCCACAGGCGCGGCACAGCAGGAACCGGCCGATGCGAGCCGGGACCGGCGGACCCGCCCGGCACCGACCGGGACGCAGCGGCGACGGGCCGCACAGCCATCAGAAGTCGAGCAGCACAGGGCCAGGACCGCCCGCGAGGAGGACGACCACGTGCCCCAGGGACGACGCCGCATCGGCGCCGTGGGCGCCGCGGTGCTGCTCCCCTGCCTGCTCCTGCCCGCCCAGGCCCAGGCCGCGCAGCTCCCCGCGGTGTGCAGCGCGCTCACCGTGGTGGCGGACCCGGAGGACGTCTCCCCCGGGGACAGCGTGCAGGTCCAGGCCTGCGGGTTCTCCGACTCCACGACCTCGGTCGACGTGAACATCGTGGGAGACCGCACGACCACCACCGGTCCGGTCGCGGTCGAGGCCGACGGCACGGTCCGCACGAGCGTCGCGCTCCCCGACTCCGGCGACGTGCGCATCACGCTCGAGGGCCGCGACAGCAGCGAGTCCGGCTCGGTGCGCGTGCACGTGGGCGGGGACGGCGCGTCGGGGACCGACGACAGCGGGTCCGACGGGTCCGACGGGTCCGGGAGCGGGGCTGATGGAGGCTCCGACGCCGGAGACTCCGGCGACGACGCCGGAAGCGGCTCGGGGTCGTCGGACGGCGGCGGCGACGCGGGCGACGGCTCGGAGTCGGGCAGCGGATCCGGCGATGACGGCTCCTCGGGCTCCGGGTCCTCCGGCGCGGACGACTCCGACGATGCCTCCGGCGCGGGCTCGGGTTCCTCGAGCGGCGACGGCTCG from Brachybacterium kimchii carries:
- a CDS encoding DUF58 domain-containing protein; this encodes MMAAATVGAAGAAGATGATAAVGTSGGVGAASARARRTRIRPTARGACLLVVAVLLWAGGEITGLAAGRLIGIALVLALLLSLAAVLLLRIGLGLSRRVLDEAVTAGAPARVDLRLLPSAFAARVPLGTGTVTAQLPAGLGGPGDLRLAPRMPHHVQVGGRGIHELGPCLIRLRDPFGLLQLGARVELGGRIVGLPVVEPVDDAGTSRIGIGRRDLESAGAAIGSGELGVIPRPYAPGDDMRRIHWRASARAGRLMTREEEPPRSEGAVIVLDTRLPRDAEGDEVGAERRDPVQDRILDHAASLLVSLASHGWETRVVDADGDEITRMAGRAGGASPLDAEAGAIGVRAALIDLAGVGFGDAQQEREKPVALDHASGRVDLAIALGPDHGDPFSALELDRFAARAPQRTAIAVRPAAAGDERVRSAHDGTWLRLDAPADARLTDVLEAGS
- a CDS encoding transglutaminaseTgpA domain-containing protein, with product MSAPAPAPTAGPGNRGSEAQAPTRTPLEALRAKLLSGPVRMSLVLAVTVVLAAIPLSQLLDGADWFTLPLGAAVVVGGLGALVRAFSPRRMRALPVQVVGLVLLCVGVEAVTGALPVGGPAALVTGQVDVIRQGVSILFQAQAPLVLAPSSRIVVLALIGLVVLALDILCVEGGWHMVTALILLGFMLVPALMRPDGGGFASIVGPILAALAVLAVSGLPDRSGPRRPRGKGADGGQTADGGKRSDAGQTADRGHGAQSGAAGPAGSGAAGDRIGRRAALGLFGAGAVAVATPAVSAVLPRAQDPVFPIDLDRINAWQGRAGALGGAMIDDSVSVRRNLMQGREREMLRMTTDVAQPGYLRLQALTQFDGQSFQAGKQRGSTSRTTSESFSDRRLASSRPDGDPVYDLHITELIGDRLPTPFPIRWTDAGDSAELARTGASNGELVVDGGARDLSGMRYSVAVDGTTFGPDELRRVSDADMRIPYDNGYVDVSSTPSIHALATEISQQADSEAAYDVARALAAYFHENFEYSLTVTSKPGENPIDAFLAERVGYCEQFAATFALVMNDLKFPTRVSIGFTAGEVDGDARTITNHHAHAWPETWFGPDHGWVRFEPTPAAADNGVSSPTFASDAPDPDESAEDTPSSEASPAEDTTSADEETTEAETTTEDASSSSESSSASDDGAGPAAVVPWWGWGLGGVGVAGALVGGGALARSGVRRRALAAREQRWAQLDASQAAELAWSDVVRAVDYRAWALHLLGWSRLYGKDPVVLELDAALPPGEALTSLLDYAETAGLEVPDGTREAAARIAAAVTAARYAPTSTAGDATSGKVGAVGQGEAEPEGEGPRARREAQGLREDADAVRAVVLSRGQRRPGSDDHQD
- a CDS encoding AAA family ATPase, translated to MTQSPIRTADSSAPDGPGPTGRRRATGAADGTPGTDGPDGTGASDAPLSPATLEEIAATARDVVDEISTVVEGKADAASLAVMVLLAGGHVLVEDVPGTGKTMLAKSLAAALGADRHRIQFTPDLLPGDVTGASIFDQAAGRFEFRPGAVFTQVLLADEINRASPKTQSALLEAMEERQVSVDGQTYALPEPFMVVATANPVEMEGTYRLPEAQRDRFLAQMTMGYPVASAEARMLSAQAGPVPDGDRELVDSVRARTDPATIAAYVRAIRRVHAAPALVEYAVRLAAATREHPRSVLGASPRAGVHLLRAAKAHAAMGARGYVEPGDLRAVISPVWRHRLHLSPGALSRGATADDVLEDVLAQVPVA